AAGTTTCGGATATATAATATTGCTATATGCGCTGCCTTGACATGTAACTATAATATCTAAAGAATGCAATAGGTCTATATCCCAAGCGTTTTGCAACCGAAATTCTTGTGAATGCTGAATATTTGGAGCATTTTTTCCTATTTGAGATGTAGAAAAAAATATAGAATGAAAGTGTTTGAAATCATGGTTTTTTTTCATACGGTTTATTAATACGGAGCCTACCATGCCTCTCCATCCGACAAACCCAACAGTTTTCTTAGTCATTTTTATTATTTAATATCATTTGTATATTTTATTAATATTAAAAAGATTGAATTTTATTTAAATGTTTTATGTAAAATATTACATATTCTAATATGTGATAACTAACATATTTAGTTATGTAAATATCATGTATTATATTGTGTGTAACAATGTTTATAATTTACTGCATAAAATTCGTAATGTATATAAAACATAAATAACTTTTAGGAAAATAATAATGAATGAAATGATATCGGCTACAATTTTGTTATTTTTGATAATGGATCCTATAGGAAATTTGCCAATTTTTATGTCAATTTTAAAAGATTTAGATCCAAAAAGACGTCAAATTATTATCATAAGAGAAATGATAATTGCTTTATTATTAATGTTAGGATTTTTGTTTGTTGGAGAATATATTTTAAAATTTCTTAATTTGCATACGGAAACAGTTTCAATTTCTGGAGGTATTGTTTTATTTTTAATTGCTATAAGAATGTTATTTCCTTCAGATGAAGGAAATAACACTGGATGTTCTCCAGGTGAAGAACCGTTTTTAGTACCGCTCGCTATTCCTTTAGTTGCTGGTCCTTCGGTATTAGCAACATTATTATTATTATCGCATCAATACCCACAAGAAATTAAATTATTAATTTTAGCATTGGTTGTAGCTTGGGGATTATCGATGCTAGTTTTAATGTTATCTAATGTGTTATCTCAATTATTAGGGGTTAAAGGTATTAGCGCACTAGAGCGATTAATGGGATTGTTATTGGTTATGATTTCTACACAGATGTTATTAGATGGGGTACATAGTTATTTTAATTTATAAAAATTAAAGAATTTATAGTATGTAATAATGTTATATTTTTATATAAAAATATTTGAATTTGTTAAAAATTGATAATTGTATTATATACATACATATATAATAGTATGTAAAGTTGTATATTAGAATTGTGATAATTTATTAATTGTGGAAGAGTATTGTAAAACTAAAATTTCTTAATAATATATTATTTATCTAATTACTTAGAGTGTTTATTTGTATAGATTATATAATAGGGTTAATAAATAATATTATATTAGATTATATTATTGAGAAATTTTGTATTTTATTAGGGTAATAGAAAAAAATTCAATAGATGACTTAGTTTTAAGTGTCATTAGTAGTTGTTTTAATATCATACGTAATAAATTAATTACTAAGGAATAATTTTTTGTTTTTAAGTGGATACAATAATTATTGATGGAATTAAGTGTATTCCATTAGAAAATTGAATTTTTAATTAACAAAGATTTAAATAAA
This sequence is a window from Candidatus Blochmannia ocreatus. Protein-coding genes within it:
- a CDS encoding YhgN family NAAT transporter translates to MNEMISATILLFLIMDPIGNLPIFMSILKDLDPKRRQIIIIREMIIALLLMLGFLFVGEYILKFLNLHTETVSISGGIVLFLIAIRMLFPSDEGNNTGCSPGEEPFLVPLAIPLVAGPSVLATLLLLSHQYPQEIKLLILALVVAWGLSMLVLMLSNVLSQLLGVKGISALERLMGLLLVMISTQMLLDGVHSYFNL